Proteins co-encoded in one Deltaproteobacteria bacterium genomic window:
- a CDS encoding class I SAM-dependent methyltransferase, producing AVQQLGYELEKKADAQAVQQLGYELEKKADAQALKTDINNIIQQIRDQKLNILAQQKNLSSLIERLNQETSEMITDNATKSFREEKSHQFDAMYVSFEDRFRGTQADIKERQRVYLPYIHEALKNTDNAQVLDVGCGRGEWLELLKEQNIHAKGIDINRIMVAQAKELGLDVEEADVIEYLKRQKENSLSVITGFHIVEHLPFEILVKLIDESLRVLKTKGMVIFETPNPENLMVGAYSFYTDPTHRNPLPPDTLKFVAEARGFTNVKILRLHRRNEQTSAVSDPLHELMERMNMEQDYALIGYKG from the coding sequence GCGGTCCAGCAGTTGGGGTATGAGCTTGAGAAGAAGGCGGATGCTCAGGCGGTCCAGCAGTTGGGGTATGAGCTTGAGAAGAAGGCGGATGCTCAGGCATTAAAGACCGATATAAATAACATCATACAACAAATACGTGATCAGAAATTAAATATCCTTGCACAGCAGAAAAACCTTTCTTCTTTAATAGAACGGTTGAATCAGGAGACTTCTGAAATGATTACCGATAACGCAACAAAAAGCTTTCGTGAAGAAAAGTCCCACCAGTTTGATGCCATGTATGTATCGTTTGAAGATAGGTTCAGAGGTACACAAGCTGATATCAAAGAGAGGCAAAGGGTTTATTTGCCCTACATTCACGAAGCTTTGAAAAATACGGATAATGCTCAGGTATTAGATGTAGGGTGCGGCAGGGGTGAATGGCTTGAGTTATTAAAGGAACAGAATATTCATGCCAAAGGTATTGATATAAACAGAATTATGGTAGCTCAGGCAAAAGAACTTGGTTTAGATGTGGAAGAAGCGGATGTTATTGAGTATCTCAAGCGTCAAAAGGAGAATTCTCTTTCCGTTATTACAGGTTTTCATATTGTTGAGCACCTTCCCTTCGAGATTCTGGTTAAACTTATTGATGAGTCATTAAGGGTATTAAAAACAAAGGGAATGGTAATATTCGAAACACCGAACCCGGAAAACCTCATGGTTGGTGCTTATAGCTTTTATACCGACCCAACACACCGTAACCCACTACCACCTGATACCTTGAAGTTTGTTGCAGAGGCACGAGGATTTACCAATGTTAAGATTTTAAGACTTCACAGGAGAAATGAACAAACCTCCGCTGTCAGCGATCCACTTCACGAGCTTATGGAGCGTATGAATATGGAACAGGATTATGCGCTCATCGGATACAAAGGATGA